One genomic region from Bradyrhizobium icense encodes:
- the gpt gene encoding xanthine phosphoribosyltransferase, with product MADNNYEPSAEAKAGRPFPVSWDQFHRDCRALTWRLNEVGPFHAIIAITRGGLVPAAIVARELGIRIIDTVCVASYDHTSQGDLQVLKGVCADVAKLGGGTGKGLLIVDDLVDTGATGRLVRQMLPDAHFATVYAKPKGKPLVDTFITEVSQDTWIHFPWDTALSFQPPIRP from the coding sequence GTGGCAGACAATAATTACGAACCGAGCGCCGAGGCGAAAGCCGGCCGGCCTTTTCCGGTGTCCTGGGACCAGTTTCACCGGGATTGCCGGGCGCTGACCTGGCGGCTCAACGAGGTCGGGCCGTTTCATGCCATCATAGCGATCACCCGCGGCGGCCTCGTGCCAGCCGCGATCGTGGCCCGCGAACTCGGCATTCGCATCATCGATACCGTCTGCGTTGCGAGCTACGACCACACCAGCCAGGGTGACCTGCAGGTGCTCAAGGGCGTGTGTGCCGATGTCGCCAAACTCGGGGGCGGTACCGGCAAGGGGCTGTTGATCGTCGACGACCTCGTCGATACCGGCGCCACCGGGCGGCTGGTGCGCCAGATGCTACCCGATGCGCATTTCGCCACCGTCTACGCCAAGCCGAAGGGCAAGCCGCTGGTCGATACTTTCATCACAGAAGTGTCGCAGGACACCTGGATCCATTTTCCCTGGGATACCGCGCTGTCGTTTCAGCCGCCGATCCGTCCGTGA
- a CDS encoding methionine synthase produces MLFPTTIAGSLPKPEWLAEPNTLWAPWKSKGDELTRAKRDATMLAVKLQEDSGIDIVTEGEQARQHFVHGFLEKVEGIDFAHKVEMGIRKDRYKAMVPQVTAPLTLKGRVHADEARVARSHTTRKLKFTLPGPMTIADTVADRFYGDKVKMAFAFAELLNNEAKALQADGVDVIQFDEPAFNVFMDEVSDWGIKALERAAEGLTCATAVHICYGYGIKANTDWKQTLGSEWRQYEDIFPAIAKSPIQQVAIECRNSKVPLDLLALLPGKIIQAGVIDVASDTVETAEDVVKVIEAVAKFVPLDNIVATTNCGMAPMRRDVAEAKLAALGAGAKLARQKLG; encoded by the coding sequence ATGCTGTTTCCAACCACGATCGCAGGCTCCTTGCCGAAGCCGGAATGGCTGGCCGAGCCCAACACGCTCTGGGCGCCCTGGAAATCTAAAGGCGACGAGCTCACCCGCGCCAAGCGCGACGCCACCATGCTGGCAGTGAAGCTGCAGGAAGATTCCGGCATCGATATCGTCACCGAGGGTGAGCAGGCCCGCCAGCATTTCGTTCACGGCTTCCTGGAGAAGGTCGAGGGCATCGATTTCGCCCACAAGGTCGAGATGGGCATCCGCAAGGATCGCTACAAGGCGATGGTGCCGCAGGTGACAGCGCCGCTGACGCTGAAGGGCCGCGTCCATGCGGACGAGGCCCGCGTCGCCCGCTCCCATACCACCCGCAAGCTAAAGTTCACCCTGCCCGGCCCGATGACCATCGCCGACACCGTCGCAGACCGGTTCTATGGAGACAAGGTCAAGATGGCGTTCGCCTTTGCCGAGCTGCTCAACAACGAGGCCAAGGCGCTGCAGGCCGACGGCGTCGATGTGATCCAGTTCGACGAGCCCGCCTTCAACGTCTTCATGGATGAAGTTTCCGACTGGGGCATCAAGGCACTTGAGCGCGCAGCCGAAGGGCTGACCTGCGCCACCGCGGTTCACATCTGCTACGGCTATGGCATCAAGGCCAATACCGACTGGAAACAGACGCTGGGCAGCGAATGGCGGCAATACGAGGATATTTTCCCGGCGATCGCCAAAAGCCCGATCCAGCAGGTCGCGATCGAGTGCCGCAACTCGAAAGTGCCTCTGGATCTGCTGGCCCTGCTTCCTGGCAAGATCATCCAGGCCGGCGTGATCGACGTCGCCAGCGACACGGTCGAGACGGCCGAGGATGTCGTCAAGGTGATCGAGGCGGTCGCGAAATTCGTGCCGCTTGACAACATCGTCGCGACCACCAATTGCGGCATGGCGCCGATGCGGAGAGATGTCGCGGAGGCGAAACTGGCGGCGCTGGGCGCCGGCGCGAAATTGGCGCGGCAGAAGCTCGGATGA